In Chitinophagales bacterium, one DNA window encodes the following:
- the trpS gene encoding tryptophan--tRNA ligase, which produces MERVVSGVRPTGNIHLGNYFGAIKNFVALQEQCETFFFIADYHALTTHPNASELQDRIKETLATYLACGLNPDKTTLYIQSHIPEIPELYLIFNMLAHLGELERSTTFKDKVAKQQSNINAGLLTYPVLMAVDIIIHRATKVPVGKDQEQHLEMTRNFVNRFNHLYETDFFPEPEAFNFNQALVKVPGLDGKGKMGKSEGANNAVYLIEDPKAIQKKVMRAVTDSGPKEKNSPVSEPVANLFKLMELVSEPDVLNNFKEDYANCSIRYGDLKKQLAQDIIKFTDPLRSKIQYYLKEEDLLRSIVQKGAEKAHESAGETLSGVKKIIGLKAL; this is translated from the coding sequence ATGGAAAGAGTTGTTAGTGGTGTGCGTCCTACAGGAAATATACATTTGGGAAACTATTTTGGTGCAATTAAGAACTTTGTAGCGCTTCAGGAGCAGTGTGAAACCTTCTTCTTTATTGCAGATTATCATGCACTTACAACACACCCCAATGCTTCAGAACTGCAAGATCGGATTAAAGAAACACTGGCGACTTACCTGGCCTGTGGACTCAATCCTGATAAAACTACGCTCTATATTCAAAGCCATATTCCTGAAATTCCTGAGCTCTATCTTATTTTCAATATGCTGGCACATTTAGGCGAACTGGAAAGATCCACTACTTTTAAGGATAAAGTCGCCAAACAGCAAAGCAATATCAATGCGGGTTTATTAACTTATCCGGTTTTAATGGCGGTGGATATTATTATTCACAGAGCAACGAAAGTTCCGGTAGGTAAAGATCAAGAGCAGCATCTGGAAATGACGCGCAATTTTGTCAATCGTTTCAATCATTTGTACGAAACCGATTTTTTTCCCGAACCAGAAGCTTTTAATTTTAATCAAGCCCTGGTAAAAGTGCCCGGCTTGGATGGCAAGGGAAAAATGGGTAAATCCGAGGGTGCAAACAATGCGGTGTATTTAATAGAAGATCCTAAAGCTATTCAAAAAAAGGTGATGCGTGCAGTTACAGATAGTGGGCCTAAAGAAAAAAACAGCCCGGTATCGGAACCTGTCGCAAATTTGTTTAAATTAATGGAATTGGTGTCAGAACCTGATGTATTGAATAATTTTAAGGAAGATTATGCCAATTGCAGTATTCGCTATGGTGATTTAAAAAAGCAATTGGCACAGGATATTATTAAATTCACCGATCCGCTGCGCAGCAAAATTCAATATTATCTAAAGGAAGAAGATCTGCTGAGAAGTATTGTACAAAAAGGTGCTGAAAAAGCACATGAAAGTGCGGGTGAAACACTTAGCGGAGTGAAAAAAATTATTGGTTTGAAAGCTCTATAA